A genomic stretch from Nitrospirota bacterium includes:
- a CDS encoding TolC family protein, with amino-acid sequence MKKYYSLLVLILITLMLPLAAMADEAKVLTLRQALDIASEKNLDIQKAREYSRWVHGKYVEERAAALPHFSVTGSALLSKDDTGLYPDRMKSYSGEIGVTQTLFTWGKLGAAIRAAKEGLKTADEQLRLYRQAALRDVSIAFYDVLYSKELHAIALQNLEQKERHLEEARRKYSAGVATDYEVLAAEVAVQNARPDAIRSKNRIREALDRLRFLLASEDKGIDVTGSLEPGNMPAVQTYEDVYNKALENRPEVKDLRFRINIAGELVTMANSEDKPQLEFRGAYGLKDMNSRSMDINGNVWSAGIFLSFPFFDGMEARGKVTQAESDLSSIKIDEEKLADSIALQAREALNAVQESKEIVDALSGTVKQAEKLLFLSEKGYELGVKIRLEVEDAELNLRQAKVNLSQAWRDYLASQVNLLWVMGVLGESI; translated from the coding sequence ATGAAGAAATATTATTCTCTTCTCGTATTAATATTGATCACACTTATGCTGCCTCTTGCCGCAATGGCTGATGAGGCGAAAGTTCTGACCTTGAGGCAGGCTCTTGATATAGCCTCTGAAAAGAATCTTGATATTCAAAAGGCGCGGGAGTACTCACGCTGGGTACATGGTAAATATGTGGAAGAGCGGGCTGCAGCATTGCCGCACTTCAGTGTTACAGGTTCAGCTCTTCTCAGTAAGGATGATACCGGGTTATATCCTGACAGGATGAAGAGCTATTCCGGCGAGATCGGAGTTACACAGACGCTCTTCACATGGGGCAAGCTCGGCGCTGCGATAAGGGCTGCAAAGGAAGGGCTTAAGACCGCTGATGAGCAGTTGAGGCTTTACCGCCAGGCGGCTCTCAGAGATGTCTCCATCGCATTCTATGATGTGCTTTATTCAAAAGAGCTGCATGCCATCGCGCTGCAGAACCTTGAGCAGAAAGAACGGCATCTTGAAGAAGCGCGCCGCAAATACAGCGCAGGAGTTGCAACTGACTATGAAGTATTGGCAGCTGAAGTCGCTGTCCAGAATGCGCGGCCTGATGCCATACGCTCAAAGAACCGCATACGCGAAGCGCTCGACAGGCTGCGTTTTCTTCTTGCATCTGAAGATAAGGGCATAGATGTCACAGGCAGCCTTGAACCCGGGAATATGCCGGCAGTTCAGACTTATGAAGATGTATACAATAAAGCGCTTGAGAACCGTCCTGAAGTGAAAGACCTGCGCTTTCGCATCAACATAGCAGGTGAACTCGTCACCATGGCGAACTCAGAAGACAAACCGCAGCTTGAATTCAGGGGTGCGTACGGATTGAAGGATATGAACAGCAGAAGCATGGACATAAACGGCAATGTATGGAGCGCCGGCATATTCCTCTCATTCCCCTTCTTTGACGGAATGGAGGCCAGAGGAAAAGTAACACAGGCTGAAAGCGACCTTAGCAGTATTAAGATTGACGAGGAAAAGCTTGCCGACTCCATCGCGCTGCAGGCGCGCGAGGCTCTGAACGCCGTACAGGAATCAAAGGAGATCGTAGACGCGCTTTCCGGAACGGTGAAGCAGGCTGAAAAATTATTGTTCCTGTCTGAAAAAGGGTACGAATTGGGAGTGAAGATCAGGCTTGAAGTAGAAGATGCCGAACTCAATCTCCGGCAGGCAAAGGTTAATCTTTCACAGGCATGGAGAGACTACCTCGCGTCACAAGTGAACCTTCTCTGGGTTATGGGCGTGCTTGGGGAGAGTATATAA
- a CDS encoding efflux RND transporter permease subunit encodes MLISDLSIKRPVFAAVIMLTLVVLGIFSYRQLSVEMYPNVEIPVVSIITKFPGASPESVERELTKKIEEAVNPIAGVKRVISYSREGVSTVVVEFRLEEKINEVAQEARAKINAVRGELPQGIEDPIIQKLDFNALPVISLAVRSSSLSNRDLTLLVEKKIKRRLETVSGVGKVYLVGSAKREVNVVIDPGRIESLGIGVDTVINGLRSENVNTPLGRLHRGNTEYPLRIAGKPDNVEQFRSMVIGERDGRPIRLGEVAEVVDGIEEERSLALVNGIPAVALDIQKQSGANMVEVVDAIIKRVAQLQAELPSGVTLDVVRDASTMTRDSLKDVQETMIIGGLLTILIVFCFINSWRSTVITGLTLPISVISSFIIMNALGMTLNIMTLMALSLAIGLLIDDAIVVRENIVRHLERGEDHFTAARNGTSEIGLAVLATTMSILAVFVPVAYMKGIVGRFFFSFGITVAFAVSVSLLVSFTLDPMLSSRWYDPSIHREGRRGFISRILDRFNDFFEDMADRYRHLIAWALAHRKTVLFSALAAFAGGIMIFGMLESSFMTNFDKGEFQISFKTAPDASLDESRGRLNAMLTALNNIPEIDHTYSTVGAGDSGTVQSGVVYIKLKERSERNRKQDAIQQDVRDRLQRIPGIKISIEEAGGVGSSIKPLVVNVRGEDIALLKKYSAELKDKMYGIPGIVDIEATLESDIPEYRLTVDREKAVNAGIMTDRIVRTVSALVGGEAVTTYEDEDGDSVDVRVRLPEHLRRDPAQVQNLRFAVQRGNRPSALMPLSNIASYDVSNSPSEINRQALTREVVITANLDGVPIGTAMSNVQKASENISMEPGYKIIFSGEAEDMAESFGYMGESLILAVLLVYLILAAQFESFLEPFAIMLSLPLSIVGMAGMLFMTGDTVNIMSLIGLIMLMGLVTKNAILLVDYAKVLRGRGMERSEAVITAGRTRLRPILMTTLAMVFGMMPLTFALGSGSEMRAPMARAVIGGLLTSTVLTLLVVPVVYTVLDDFSAWIGKRFSSKKAVTT; translated from the coding sequence ATGCTTATTTCCGACCTTTCCATAAAGCGGCCTGTCTTTGCAGCGGTAATAATGCTGACCCTTGTCGTATTAGGCATTTTTTCGTACCGCCAGCTCTCTGTGGAGATGTATCCGAATGTCGAGATACCTGTTGTTTCCATAATCACAAAGTTCCCGGGCGCGTCTCCTGAAAGCGTTGAAAGGGAGCTGACCAAAAAGATCGAGGAGGCTGTAAACCCTATAGCTGGTGTAAAGCGCGTCATCTCATACTCACGCGAGGGCGTATCAACCGTTGTTGTGGAGTTCCGGCTTGAGGAGAAGATCAATGAAGTCGCTCAGGAGGCACGGGCGAAGATAAACGCGGTCAGAGGCGAACTTCCTCAAGGCATCGAAGACCCTATTATACAGAAGCTCGATTTCAACGCATTGCCTGTCATATCTCTTGCAGTACGTTCATCTTCGCTTTCAAACCGCGACCTGACCCTTCTTGTGGAAAAGAAGATCAAACGCCGTCTTGAAACCGTTTCCGGAGTGGGCAAGGTATATCTGGTCGGATCAGCTAAGAGAGAGGTCAATGTTGTCATAGACCCGGGCCGTATCGAGTCCCTCGGCATCGGTGTAGATACTGTGATAAACGGATTGAGGTCTGAGAATGTGAATACCCCTCTCGGAAGGCTGCACCGGGGAAACACAGAGTACCCTCTCAGAATAGCTGGAAAACCGGACAACGTGGAGCAGTTCCGCTCTATGGTCATAGGGGAGCGTGATGGCAGGCCGATCAGGCTTGGTGAGGTGGCAGAGGTTGTGGACGGCATTGAAGAGGAGCGTTCACTTGCACTTGTGAACGGTATCCCCGCAGTTGCGCTTGATATTCAGAAACAGTCAGGCGCGAATATGGTTGAGGTTGTTGACGCGATCATAAAGCGCGTTGCCCAGCTCCAGGCCGAACTTCCTTCGGGCGTGACGCTGGATGTTGTGCGAGACGCTTCGACAATGACACGGGATTCTCTCAAGGACGTACAGGAGACGATGATCATCGGCGGCCTTCTCACTATCCTGATAGTCTTCTGCTTCATCAACTCATGGCGCTCTACAGTGATAACAGGACTTACACTGCCAATATCTGTCATATCATCATTCATCATCATGAACGCGCTCGGCATGACTCTGAATATCATGACGCTCATGGCGCTCTCGCTTGCGATAGGCCTGCTGATAGATGATGCCATAGTTGTGCGGGAGAATATCGTGCGCCATCTTGAACGCGGTGAAGACCACTTTACTGCGGCGCGCAACGGCACGAGCGAGATCGGGCTCGCTGTTCTTGCCACGACCATGTCCATTCTTGCTGTATTCGTGCCGGTGGCTTACATGAAAGGTATCGTCGGCCGTTTCTTCTTCTCATTCGGCATCACCGTTGCCTTCGCGGTCTCTGTATCTCTGCTTGTATCCTTCACGCTTGACCCGATGCTCTCTTCACGCTGGTACGACCCGTCGATACACAGGGAAGGAAGGCGCGGTTTCATCTCGCGCATACTTGACCGCTTCAATGATTTTTTTGAAGATATGGCTGACCGCTACCGCCATCTCATCGCCTGGGCGCTGGCGCACAGGAAGACAGTTCTCTTCTCCGCATTAGCCGCATTTGCCGGCGGGATAATGATATTCGGAATGCTCGAATCATCCTTCATGACCAATTTCGACAAGGGTGAATTTCAAATAAGTTTCAAGACAGCGCCTGACGCATCGCTTGATGAAAGCCGCGGCCGCCTGAACGCAATGCTTACTGCGCTGAATAATATCCCTGAGATCGATCACACCTATTCAACTGTAGGCGCAGGCGACAGCGGAACTGTGCAGAGCGGCGTTGTCTACATAAAGCTCAAGGAACGCTCCGAGCGGAACAGGAAACAGGATGCTATCCAGCAGGATGTCAGGGACAGGCTTCAGCGCATTCCCGGGATCAAGATATCAATTGAAGAGGCAGGCGGGGTTGGAAGCAGCATCAAGCCGCTCGTCGTGAATGTAAGAGGCGAGGATATCGCTTTATTGAAAAAGTATTCAGCCGAGCTGAAGGACAAGATGTACGGCATCCCCGGCATTGTTGATATTGAAGCCACGCTCGAAAGCGACATCCCCGAATATCGTCTGACGGTAGACAGGGAAAAGGCTGTGAACGCAGGCATCATGACCGACCGCATCGTACGCACCGTAAGCGCGCTTGTCGGCGGCGAGGCTGTGACAACTTATGAAGACGAAGACGGCGATTCAGTTGATGTGCGGGTAAGATTGCCTGAACATCTGCGCCGGGACCCTGCTCAGGTGCAGAACCTGAGATTTGCAGTGCAGAGGGGCAATCGGCCTTCTGCTCTCATGCCGCTTTCGAACATCGCATCATATGATGTGAGCAATTCGCCTTCTGAGATCAACCGTCAGGCACTGACCCGCGAGGTGGTGATAACCGCGAATCTCGACGGCGTGCCAATAGGCACTGCGATGAGCAATGTACAGAAGGCTTCAGAGAATATCAGTATGGAACCGGGCTATAAGATAATCTTTTCAGGAGAGGCTGAGGACATGGCTGAATCATTCGGATATATGGGAGAGTCACTCATACTTGCCGTGCTTCTTGTCTATCTCATACTGGCGGCGCAGTTCGAATCATTTCTGGAACCGTTTGCCATTATGCTTTCACTCCCCCTTTCAATCGTCGGCATGGCTGGGATGCTCTTTATGACAGGCGATACCGTAAATATCATGTCGCTTATAGGTTTGATAATGCTGATGGGGCTTGTCACAAAGAACGCGATACTTCTTGTGGACTATGCAAAGGTGCTGCGCGGCCGGGGCATGGAGAGAAGCGAGGCGGTCATCACCGCTGGAAGGACGAGGCTCCGCCCGATTCTTATGACAACGCTCGCCATGGTCTTCGGCATGATGCCGCTTACTTTTGCGCTTGGCTCAGGTTCAGAGATGCGCGCGCCTATGGCGCGTGCAGTGATCGGCGGGCTTCTCACTTCAACGGTGCTGACACTTCTCGTCGTGCCTGTTGTGTACACGGTGCTGGATGATTTCAGCGCCTGGATAGGGAAACGCTTCAGCTCTAAAAAGGCGGTGACAACATGA
- a CDS encoding efflux RND transporter periplasmic adaptor subunit produces the protein MNRKILLLFIISISLLWTSGCTSKKTDEANKDKAARPAVAVETIKVTASELTEGIDVVGDLTPKYEAVVKAQIPGLISDVYVTEWVSVKNNEPLARIDLSETDALVKRAEASVESAKAEYLLTQVAAQRADREKARVQKLKEFGLATQQNYEDAVSEAEAANAGVEAARARISAAEGELRSLQARLAKGLILSPMDGIVSLRDVNVGDLTSDTGAAKPLFKIVDNRMLKLTVTVPSVNMAAIKVGDPLAFTVDALPDKIFSGKVMYINPSVDEADRSIKVTAEVVNSSGELKTGLFAKGTIQTGTTKSVIQVPRSALTGLNVAGKKAGAYIIENDIAHYREIAIGVIAGDQVEIVSGLNLGELLVVRGSFNLKDNDKVIVSGGQEK, from the coding sequence TTGAACAGGAAGATACTATTATTATTTATCATTTCCATTTCATTACTCTGGACATCCGGCTGTACTTCAAAAAAGACTGATGAAGCAAATAAGGACAAGGCTGCCCGTCCTGCGGTAGCAGTAGAAACCATAAAGGTTACAGCATCAGAACTGACAGAGGGTATCGATGTGGTCGGCGACCTCACTCCAAAATACGAGGCGGTTGTAAAGGCACAGATCCCAGGGCTCATAAGTGATGTTTATGTTACTGAATGGGTGAGTGTAAAGAATAATGAGCCGCTTGCCCGGATAGACCTGAGCGAGACAGATGCTCTTGTAAAAAGGGCAGAGGCTTCCGTTGAATCGGCAAAGGCAGAATACCTTCTGACACAGGTCGCAGCGCAGCGGGCAGATCGAGAAAAGGCCCGCGTGCAGAAGCTCAAAGAATTCGGCCTTGCCACACAGCAGAATTATGAAGATGCCGTATCAGAGGCAGAGGCGGCTAATGCAGGAGTTGAAGCGGCTCGAGCCCGGATCAGCGCGGCAGAAGGAGAACTGCGCTCGCTTCAGGCGCGCCTTGCCAAAGGGCTGATACTTTCCCCTATGGATGGGATCGTTTCACTGCGTGATGTGAATGTGGGCGACCTTACCAGCGACACAGGTGCGGCAAAGCCGCTTTTCAAGATCGTTGATAACAGGATGCTCAAACTTACCGTAACGGTTCCGTCAGTAAATATGGCTGCCATAAAAGTCGGCGACCCTCTGGCCTTCACTGTTGACGCGCTTCCTGACAAAATATTTTCAGGCAAGGTCATGTATATAAACCCTTCAGTTGATGAAGCTGACAGATCAATAAAAGTGACCGCTGAAGTTGTGAATTCATCCGGAGAATTAAAAACAGGGCTTTTTGCTAAAGGAACCATCCAGACAGGTACCACGAAGTCTGTCATACAGGTTCCGCGCTCAGCTCTCACAGGCCTTAATGTTGCCGGCAAGAAGGCAGGCGCATACATAATTGAGAATGACATTGCGCATTACAGGGAGATCGCAATCGGCGTTATCGCTGGAGATCAGGTGGAGATCGTTTCAGGATTGAATCTTGGCGAGCTGCTGGTTGTGCGCGGCAGCTTTAACCTGAAGGACAATGACAAAGTGATTGTCTCTGGCGGACAGGAAAAATAG
- a CDS encoding MerR family transcriptional regulator yields the protein MNFNSKTVSKITGLSFRQVDYWDRTHFIKPSVSEASGYGSVRLYSFNDLIQLKVAKTLMDKGISLQQIRKAVIYLKKNMPEIIKPLLELRFLTDGETIFVITNDKKEIIDTLKSGQLVFSIALGEIVEELKGEVVDLQKEKKYSVFVKGKKYGVVLHPDTEDGGYWIECPSLPGCASQGETIEEALEMIKDSIEGHLEVINKKRKVKKAS from the coding sequence ATGAACTTTAACAGTAAAACTGTATCAAAAATCACAGGTTTAAGTTTCAGGCAGGTTGATTACTGGGATAGGACTCATTTTATAAAACCGTCAGTCAGTGAGGCTTCCGGCTACGGCTCTGTGAGACTTTACTCTTTCAATGACCTAATACAGTTGAAGGTTGCAAAGACTCTCATGGATAAAGGCATCAGTCTTCAGCAGATAAGAAAGGCTGTTATTTATCTTAAAAAGAACATGCCTGAAATAATAAAACCTCTACTGGAACTCAGATTCTTAACGGACGGAGAGACGATCTTTGTGATTACAAATGATAAGAAAGAAATCATTGATACACTGAAAAGCGGTCAGCTTGTCTTCTCAATTGCGCTTGGAGAGATTGTAGAAGAACTCAAAGGAGAGGTTGTAGACTTGCAGAAAGAGAAGAAATACTCTGTTTTTGTTAAAGGTAAAAAATATGGGGTTGTCTTACATCCAGACACAGAAGACGGTGGATACTGGATAGAATGTCCCTCACTTCCCGGATGCGCCTCACAGGGTGAAACTATTGAAGAAGCCCTTGAGATGATCAAGGACTCTATTGAGGGACATCTTGAGGTTATTAATAAAAAGAGAAAGGTTAAGAAGGCTTCATGA
- a CDS encoding type II toxin-antitoxin system HicA family toxin: MSSLHNLKSQRVIKAFERAGWKVEVQRGSHVKLTKEGSQFILSIPMHKGKPVKQGLLRDQIAKAELTVEEFLKLYR; the protein is encoded by the coding sequence ATGAGCAGCCTGCACAATCTGAAATCTCAGAGGGTAATAAAGGCATTTGAAAGAGCCGGCTGGAAGGTTGAAGTGCAAAGAGGCAGTCATGTGAAACTGACAAAAGAAGGAAGCCAGTTTATCCTTTCAATCCCGATGCACAAAGGCAAGCCAGTGAAACAGGGATTATTGAGAGACCAGATAGCAAAGGCAGAGCTGACGGTAGAGGAGTTTTTGAAGTTGTATAGATAG
- the dksA gene encoding RNA polymerase-binding protein DksA has protein sequence MAKKPVNKNTPKKTAKKKTVIKKKASAKKAAAPVKKKVAVKKAAVKAVKKAAAKKAVVKTTPVKKGSGKKPVPTNREKAILDIQHNLQLQKEALLKEASETLHLLPGDLNYPDMGDQATAETDRNFMLRLRDRDRGLLKKIDQTIERIKTKTYGFCEACGEEIGIKRLQARPVTTLCVDCKTEQEEEERISKGM, from the coding sequence ATGGCAAAAAAACCGGTCAATAAAAATACTCCTAAAAAGACAGCTAAGAAAAAGACAGTAATAAAGAAAAAGGCCTCTGCAAAGAAGGCTGCTGCTCCCGTAAAGAAGAAAGTTGCGGTTAAAAAGGCCGCTGTAAAGGCTGTAAAGAAAGCAGCCGCAAAGAAGGCTGTCGTCAAAACAACTCCGGTAAAAAAAGGATCAGGTAAAAAACCAGTGCCAACAAATAGAGAAAAAGCCATTCTTGATATACAGCATAACCTTCAGCTGCAGAAAGAAGCCCTGCTTAAAGAGGCCTCAGAAACACTTCATCTCCTGCCGGGAGACCTTAACTACCCTGACATGGGGGACCAGGCAACCGCGGAGACTGACAGGAACTTCATGCTCAGGCTCAGGGACAGGGACAGAGGCCTTCTGAAGAAGATCGACCAGACGATAGAGCGCATCAAAACAAAGACCTACGGGTTTTGCGAAGCCTGCGGCGAAGAGATAGGCATCAAGCGCCTTCAGGCCAGGCCTGTAACTACTTTATGCGTTGACTGCAAGACCGAGCAGGAAGAAGAAGAGCGTATATCAAAAGGAATGTAG
- a CDS encoding ABC transporter ATP-binding protein yields MNDALLSVEGLSVSFQTDAGHIKAVDGVTFSVAQEDTVSIVGESGSGKTLTALSIMNLLPSNAVSSGSVVFKGDEISSWREDRMRGIRGRDIAMVFQEPMTFLNPVFTVGYQIAEALTTHIDISMKDAMSQAVELLRKVNIPSPELRIKEYPHQMSGGMRQRAMIAMAIACNPSLVIADEPTTALDVTIQAQILELLGRLKESNRMSLLLITHDLGIVAEWASRVVVMYAGRIVENAPVKDIFLNPKHPYTIGLLESLPGKKGVKLNPIPGQVPALDAFPPGCKFSTRCRYVMNECLKKEPELIPAGNPGHLSRCIRAMEL; encoded by the coding sequence ATGAATGACGCCCTTCTTTCTGTTGAAGGCCTCAGTGTATCTTTTCAAACAGATGCCGGACATATCAAGGCGGTTGACGGAGTAACGTTCAGTGTCGCGCAGGAAGATACCGTAAGTATTGTCGGCGAAAGCGGTTCCGGCAAGACATTGACCGCCCTCTCGATAATGAACCTGCTGCCGTCAAATGCTGTGTCTTCAGGCAGTGTGGTATTTAAGGGAGATGAGATATCTTCCTGGAGAGAAGACAGGATGCGCGGCATAAGGGGCAGGGATATCGCGATGGTATTTCAGGAGCCTATGACCTTTCTCAACCCGGTCTTTACCGTCGGGTATCAGATCGCCGAGGCGCTCACCACTCATATTGATATCTCCATGAAGGATGCCATGTCTCAAGCGGTAGAGCTTTTGAGAAAGGTGAATATCCCGTCTCCGGAATTAAGGATAAAGGAATATCCCCACCAGATGAGCGGCGGCATGAGGCAGCGGGCGATGATCGCGATGGCGATAGCATGTAATCCCTCGCTTGTTATCGCGGATGAACCGACCACGGCGCTTGACGTCACGATACAGGCGCAGATACTTGAGCTGTTAGGCAGGCTTAAAGAGAGCAACAGGATGTCGCTCCTCCTTATCACTCATGACCTCGGGATAGTTGCTGAATGGGCATCACGGGTTGTTGTGATGTATGCAGGAAGAATAGTCGAGAACGCTCCTGTCAAAGATATCTTTCTCAATCCCAAACATCCTTATACGATCGGGCTTCTTGAATCGCTTCCGGGCAAGAAGGGTGTAAAGCTGAATCCTATTCCCGGCCAAGTGCCTGCGCTTGACGCGTTTCCGCCGGGATGCAAATTTTCAACACGATGCAGATATGTTATGAATGAATGCCTTAAGAAGGAGCCTGAACTTATTCCGGCAGGAAACCCCGGCCATCTCAGCAGGTGCATAAGGGCTATGGAACTGTAA
- a CDS encoding ATP-binding cassette domain-containing protein yields MELLRVEGLKKYFHLKGKRFVKAVDDVSFSVSKGEVFGLVGESGCGKSTVAKMILRLIEPTEGKIYFNGIDVVIAGRSELSKIRKGLQIIFQDPLASLNPRKNIIDAVGEALIINNMVNRGDVKERVVHLLEKVGIDPDALYRYPHEFSGGQRQRICIARALAVEPELLVADEALSALDVSIQAQIMNLMQDLRKDSGLSYVFISHNLLAIEHFSDRVAVMYLGKIIELSKTDELFERPLHPYTEALLSAVPKPEVTDKKERIILEGDVPSPVNIPTGCPFHPRCHKRFGPCDKEVPLLIDQGNGRLVSCHLWG; encoded by the coding sequence ATGGAACTTCTGAGAGTCGAGGGGCTGAAGAAATATTTTCATCTGAAGGGCAAGCGCTTTGTTAAGGCGGTTGATGATGTCAGCTTCTCTGTTTCAAAGGGCGAGGTCTTCGGACTTGTCGGTGAGAGTGGCTGCGGCAAATCTACTGTCGCTAAAATGATCCTGCGGCTGATCGAGCCTACTGAAGGGAAGATCTATTTTAACGGGATCGATGTTGTCATTGCGGGGAGAAGTGAACTCTCAAAGATAAGAAAGGGGCTTCAGATAATTTTTCAGGATCCGCTTGCCTCTCTTAATCCGAGAAAGAATATAATTGACGCTGTCGGAGAGGCGCTTATAATTAACAACATGGTTAACAGAGGTGATGTTAAGGAACGCGTCGTTCATCTTCTTGAGAAGGTCGGTATAGATCCTGACGCGCTTTACAGGTATCCCCACGAGTTCAGCGGCGGGCAGAGGCAGCGAATATGCATAGCCAGGGCTCTTGCTGTTGAGCCGGAGCTGCTGGTTGCGGATGAGGCTCTTTCCGCTCTTGATGTATCGATACAGGCGCAGATAATGAACCTGATGCAGGACCTTCGGAAAGATTCAGGGTTGTCATATGTCTTTATCAGCCATAACCTGCTTGCGATAGAGCACTTCAGCGACAGAGTGGCGGTGATGTATCTCGGGAAGATAATCGAGCTCTCAAAGACAGATGAACTTTTTGAGAGGCCTCTGCATCCATATACCGAGGCGCTTCTTTCAGCAGTGCCGAAGCCTGAGGTTACAGATAAGAAGGAGAGGATAATACTTGAGGGCGATGTGCCGAGCCCTGTGAATATACCAACAGGCTGTCCGTTCCATCCACGCTGCCATAAAAGGTTCGGGCCGTGCGATAAGGAGGTTCCGTTACTTATAGATCAAGGCAACGGAAGGCTGGTCTCGTGCCATTTGTGGGGATGA
- a CDS encoding pyridoxine 5'-phosphate synthase, which yields MLLGVNVDHVATLREARKGEYPDPVIAANHAIKGGADGITVHLREDRRHIQDRDLKLLVNSINVELNLEMAATDEMIGIAIKLRPDMVTLVPEKRQELTTEGGLDLVKGKKKIKKAIDAIQNAGIPVSLFINPSEADVAASESMGAAMVEIHTGRYADAKGKQRTLELKRVKDAVRKGLELGLFVNAGHGLNSGNVKSIAAIKGIRGLYIGHGIISDSVFVGLEKAVRGMKKLIKESSK from the coding sequence ATGCTTTTAGGTGTTAATGTTGACCATGTTGCAACTTTGAGAGAGGCGAGGAAGGGGGAATACCCTGATCCTGTTATCGCTGCAAATCATGCCATTAAGGGCGGGGCAGACGGCATTACCGTGCATCTCAGGGAGGACAGGAGGCATATACAGGACAGGGATCTGAAGCTTCTGGTGAATAGCATCAATGTCGAGCTTAACCTTGAGATGGCTGCGACTGATGAGATGATAGGTATAGCGATCAAGCTGAGGCCTGACATGGTGACGCTCGTTCCTGAAAAGAGGCAGGAGCTTACGACAGAGGGCGGGCTCGACCTTGTAAAGGGGAAGAAGAAGATTAAGAAGGCGATAGACGCGATCCAGAATGCGGGCATACCTGTAAGCCTATTTATCAATCCGTCAGAAGCTGATGTCGCTGCCTCAGAGAGCATGGGCGCTGCAATGGTGGAGATACATACAGGCCGATATGCCGATGCAAAGGGAAAGCAGAGAACTCTTGAACTGAAGCGGGTAAAGGATGCGGTCAGAAAAGGGCTTGAGCTCGGCCTCTTTGTCAATGCCGGACACGGGCTGAACTCCGGGAATGTGAAGAGCATCGCGGCCATCAAAGGCATACGAGGGCTTTACATAGGCCACGGCATAATATCGGATTCAGTATTTGTCGGGCTTGAGAAGGCTGTGAGAGGGATGAAGAAACTTATAAAGGAGAGCAGCAAATAG
- the acpS gene encoding holo-ACP synthase, translated as MIYGIGIDLVKVDRMKEVSEKWQERFYKRVFTDSEIAYCREKGNPYLSLAVRFAAKEAVIKAIGSRALIDLTDIEVVNSDTGKPYIKIEGKLGEFFKKHGIKHCHLSLSHEREYGIASVVLEK; from the coding sequence ATGATCTACGGAATCGGAATAGACCTGGTCAAGGTTGACAGGATGAAAGAGGTCTCTGAGAAGTGGCAGGAGAGGTTTTATAAAAGAGTCTTCACTGACAGTGAGATAGCTTATTGCCGTGAAAAGGGCAACCCGTATCTTTCTCTTGCTGTCCGCTTTGCCGCCAAGGAGGCTGTGATAAAGGCCATCGGTTCAAGGGCGTTAATTGACCTGACTGATATAGAGGTGGTTAACAGCGATACAGGCAAGCCTTATATAAAGATAGAAGGGAAGCTTGGTGAATTTTTTAAAAAACATGGTATCAAACACTGCCATCTTTCACTGAGCCATGAGAGAGAGTACGGCATCGCATCAGTTGTACTGGAGAAGTAA